A region of Rhodamnia argentea isolate NSW1041297 chromosome 9, ASM2092103v1, whole genome shotgun sequence DNA encodes the following proteins:
- the LOC115754895 gene encoding vacuolar iron transporter homolog 2-like: MATTPSTRPQNPKQLAPPPPVDLEGQTNQALEQEVEVVDFSKRARWLRAAVLGANDGLLSTASLMMGVGAVHRDVKTMAITGMAGLIAGARSMAIGELVSVYSQYDIEVAEIKREDRNEALGAEEMDSRKEKLPSPWQAAGASALAFAVGALVPILAAVFIKEYKVRVAVVIVAVSVALFGFGGLSAVLGKARVVKSASRVLLGGWLAMGITFGLTKLIGSTGL; this comes from the coding sequence ATGGCAACAACACCATCAACTCGACCGCAAAACCCCAAACAAttggctcctcctcctcccgtcGACCTCGAGGGACAAACCAACCAAGCCCTTGAGCAAGAGGTTGAGGTTGTTGACTTCTCGAAGCGAGCTCGGTGGCTTCGCGCTGCCGTGCTGGGTGCTAATGACGGCCTGCTCTCGACGGCATCGCTCATGATGGGTGTGGGTGCTGTCCATAGGGACGTCAAGACCATGGCGATAACCGGAATGGCGGGGCTGATCGCCGGCGCCCGTAGCATGGCTATCGGGGAGCTCGTATCCGTGTACTCGCAGTACGACATCGAGGTGGCCGAGATCAAGAGAGAGGATAGGAACGAAGCCCTAGGAGCTGAAGAGATGGACTCGAGGAAGGAGAAGCTACCGAGCCCATGGCAAGCGGCTGGGGCATCGGCATTGGCCTTTGCGGTGGGGGCGTTGGTTCCGATCCTCGCGGCTGTGTTCATAAAGGAGTACAAGGTGAGGGTGGCCGTGGTGATAGTGGCGGTAAGCGTGGCATTGTTTGGGTTCGGTGGGCTGAGCGCAGTCTTGGGGAAAGCGCGGGTGGTGAAGTCGGCTTCTAGGGTGCTGCTTGGAGGGTGGTTGGCCATGGGCATTACCTTTGGTTTGACCAAGCTGATTGGATCTACTGGTCTATAA